GCCGGCTTCGGCGCCTACGGCGAGCAGTTCCGGGACGGCGAGGCGACGATCGGCGACGAGGAGGCACGGGATCGGATCGCGGCGGTCACCGTTGACTGGTTCGAGAGGCGTTCCGACCGGTAGTGGGTCACCCGACGACGCGAGGGAACGACCGACCCGTGACCGGGACTCTCCGGGATCAGGCTGCCTGCTCGGCCTCCGCTTCCATCTCCAGGAGCGCCTTCAGGTTCTCCAGCGTTGCCTCGATCTCTCGCTCGTTGTACCGCCTCGCGACCGGTTCGAGCACCCTGTTCAGCACCCTCGACGGGAGGCTGCTGTCGAGTTCGTAGGTGAAGCGCGTCCCGCCGTCTTCCTCCTCGAACCGGTATCTGACCTCCCCCTCGACGTCGCCGCTCATCTCGTAGACCCGTCGTGACGGCGGGTCGAACGTCACGTCCTCGAACACGATGTCGTTGGAGATGCCGAGCATCTTGAACGTGACCTCCCCTTTCGTCCCGCCGTTCGGTAGCTCCTCGACGTCGCGCACGTCGTGCAGGCTGGGCATGACCTCCCGGTGGTTCTCCGGGACCGCCATGTACTCGAACACCCGTTTCCGCGACTCGTCGATCCACACGTCTCTCTCGATTCGTACCATCTTTCTTCCTTCGTCGCCTCGCGCCGGGACTCCCGGAGACGCGTGAGACGATCGAAGTCCCTGACGGTCTCAGACGAGATAGTGGTTGTCGCTCTCTATTCGGACAGTATCTCGCTGGACGGATCACACCAGGTGGTGGGTGGGCCGAGAGAGCGACACGCCTTTCGCCCGCGGCCGTTCACCTCCCCCATGGACGCGAAACGGGAGATGACGAGCGTCGACCTCGCGGCGCTCGTCGGCGAGCTTCGCAGCTACACCGGCGCGAAGGTCGACAAGGCGTACCTCTACGGCGACGACCTCCTCCGGCTGCGGATGCGCGACTTCGATCGTGGCCGGATCGAGCTGCTGATCGAGGTGGGCGAGGTGAAACGGGCGCACCTCTCTGACCCCGAGAACGTCCCCGACGCACCGGGTCGACCGCCGGAGTTCGCGAAGATGCTCAGAAACCGGATCTCCGGCGGGGACTTCGCCGGCGTCGAACAGTACGAGTTCGACCGAATCCTCACCTTCGAGTTCGAGCGCGAGGACAGGAACACGATCGTCGTCGCCGAACTGTTCGGCCAGGGCAACGTCGCGATCTGTGACGGCACGATGAAGGTCCTCGACGCGCTCGAGACGGTCAGGCTCAAGTCGCGGACGGTCGCACCCGGGGCGACGTACGGCTACCCCGACACGCGGGTGAGCCCGCTCTCGATCGAGTACGAACGGTTCGAGGCGATCATGGACGACTCGGACACCGACGTCGTCCGGACGCTCGCGACGCAGTTCAACCTGGGTGGACTCTACGCCGAGGAGCTCTGTACCCGTGCGGGCGTCGAGAAGACGCTCGCGATCGCTGAGGCCGACGAGGAGGCCTACGAGCGTGTCTTCGACGCGCTCGCCCGACTCTCCGAACAGATCGGTAACAGGGAGTTCGAGCCGCGGGTCTACTACGAGGAGGGGCGACGAGTCGACGTGACGCCGCTCGCGCTCAGCGAGTACGAGGACCTCGAGTTCGAGAGCTTCGAGACGTTCACGCGAGCGCTCGACGACTACTTCACGAACGGGGAGACTGACGAGGAGGCCGTCGAGAAAGAGGAGGGGCCCGACTTTCGGGCACAGATCGAGCGCCAGCAGCGGATCGTCGACCAGCAGGAGGGTGCCATCGAGGGTCGCGAGGAGGAGGCGGCGAAGAGGCGCGAACGGGCGGAAGCGCTCTACGCGAACTACGACCTGGCGAACGAGGTGCTCACGACGGTACGGAACGCCCGTGCCGAGGACCGGCCGTGGGACGAGATCGAGACCACCCTCGACGCCGGTGCCGAGCGGGGGATCGAGGCGGCCGAAGCGGTGAGGGGAATCGACGGCGAGTCGGGGACCGTGACGCTCGACCTGGGCGAGCACGACGTCACGCTGGTCGTTCGCGACGGCGTCGAGAAGAACGCAGATCGGCTCTACACCGAGGCGAAGGAGATCGAGGCGAAGGCCGAGGGCGCCCGCGACGCGCTCGCGAACACCCGTGCGGAGCTGGCGTCGCTGCGCGAGCGTCGCGAACTGGCTCGATCCGGTGGGCCGACCGAACCGGACGGGCCGGGAGAGGACGACGACGAGGATTCGGAGATCGACTGGCTCTCGCGGTCGTCGATCCCGGTGAGGAAGGGCGAGGAGTGGTACGAGCGCTTTCGCTGGTTCCACACCTCCGACGACTTCCTGGTGATCGGCGGCCGGAACGCCGACCAGAACGAGGAGCTGGTGAAGAAGTACGCCGAACGCGGCGACCGCTTCTTCCACACGCAGGCGCCGGGCGCACCCGCGACGCTGCTGAAGGCGACCGGCCCGAGCGAGGCGTCGAAGGAGATCGAGTTCCCCGAGACCTCGCTGGAGCAGGCCGCCCAGTTCGCCGTGTCGTACTCCTCGGTCTGGCGCGACGGCCACTTCGCGGGCGACGTCTACGCCGTCTCGCCCGATCAGGTCTCGAAGACGCCCGAGAGCGGCGAGTTCGTCGAGAAAGGTTCGTTCGTGGTCCGCGGCGAGCGGACCTACTACGAGGACACGCCGGTCGGCGTCGCGGTCGGGATCCAGTGCGAGCCGACGACACGGGTTATCGGCGGGCCGCCCGCACCGATCACGGAGCGCGCCGAGAGCTCGATCAGGATCGAACCGGGTCGGTACGCGGTCGACGACGCCGCGAAACGGATCTACCGCGAGTTCAGAGAGCGCTTTGCCGACACGACCTTCGTCAGGCGGGTCGCGAGCCCAGACCTGATCGCACACTTCCTCCCGCCCGGCGGCAGCCGGATCGTCGACGAGTAGCGAAATTTATACCGACGCTATCCGAATCGTGACGCGAATGCTCGGTGAGGCCGTCGAGTTCCCCGCCCGGGGCGAGCGTGCGCTCGCCACGCTCCTCGTCGGCGGGCTCCTCTCGTTTCTCGCGGCGACGCTCTGGGCGGTCGGAGTGGTGCTCTCGGTCGTGCTGATCGGCCTCTTCGTGCTCCCGCTCGCGCTCGTCGCGAGCGCGCTCCTCCGTGGCTACTACGTCGCGGTCCTCCGTTCCCGGATCGGCGGATCGGGAGAGCCCCCCGAGTTCGCCGACTGGTCGCGGCTGCTCGCGGACGGTCTCTCGGGACTGGTCATCGGCGTGGCGTACGCGATTCCGATCCTCGCGCTCGCCGTCGGGTTCGTGCTCACGCTCGTGAGCGCGGACCTCCTCCTCACCGGGGTGAGGGCCGACGCGGTGGTGACCGCCACCACCGTGATCTCCCTGGGGGCGATCGGGATCGCGCTCGTCCTCTACGGCTACCTCGAACCGATCGCGCTCTCGGTCTACGCCCGCGAGGGGCGTCTGGGCCCGGCGTTCTCCCCGAGCGAGGTCGGTCCCGTCGCGCTCCGCCCGGTCTACCTGGTGGCGTGGCTGTTCGCGGCCGTGGTCGCGTTCGTCGGCTACGCCGTCGCGCTCCCGCTCACCCCGTTCCTGATCGGGTTCGGTCTCCTCTTCTACCTCGACGTCGTCCGGTACGCGCTCTACGGGGCGGGGATCGAGCGCGCGCTCTCCGAGACCGGTCCGGATCGCAGGGTGAGCGAGGCACCGATCGCCGCGTCGGGGTTCTCGCCAGCGACGGACCGTGTCGCCCATCCGGGTTCGAGAGGGTCCGTCTCCTCCGAGGCCACCGACTCCGGCGAGGGTGCCGGGGGCCGATCGGTCGTCTCGGCGCGGGATGAAACCGAGGAGTCCGAGCGGGACTGGCCGGACTGGGACCCGGCCGAGCGGTGAGGAGACGCCACCCATTTCACGACCGACGGATAACCGGAGCTATGCTCGGCGAGGCGCTCACCTACCCCCGGCGGGGTGACGACTGGATCCGGCGGACGTTGCTCGGGGGGCTCTGTATCCTCCTCGGAGTCTTCGGGCTCCCGCTGCTCCTGCTCGCCGGCTACGCGCTCCGGGTGCTCGACCGACCGGATAGGGGCGAACCGCCGGCGTTCGGCGACTGGTTCGACCTGTTCGAGGAGGGTGCCCGTGCGGTCGTCCTCGCGTTCGCCTACACGCTCGTCCCCGCGGTGGTGCTCACGTTGTCGGTGCTCGCCGCGAACGCGGGGTTCGGAACGCTCGGGGGCCTCCTCGCCCTCTCGACGCTAGGACTCTACCTCCTCGCCCTCTACGTCCTCCCCGTCGGACTGCTCCACTCGTATCGCGAGGGGACCCTCGGCGCGTCGCTCGATGTCGAGCACGTTCGGTCGACCTGTCTCGACGCCCGGTACGCCAGGG
This region of Halalkalicoccus sp. CGA53 genomic DNA includes:
- a CDS encoding SRPBCC family protein; this translates as MVRIERDVWIDESRKRVFEYMAVPENHREVMPSLHDVRDVEELPNGGTKGEVTFKMLGISNDIVFEDVTFDPPSRRVYEMSGDVEGEVRYRFEEEDGGTRFTYELDSSLPSRVLNRVLEPVARRYNEREIEATLENLKALLEMEAEAEQAA
- the rqcH gene encoding ribosome rescue protein RqcH, producing MDAKREMTSVDLAALVGELRSYTGAKVDKAYLYGDDLLRLRMRDFDRGRIELLIEVGEVKRAHLSDPENVPDAPGRPPEFAKMLRNRISGGDFAGVEQYEFDRILTFEFEREDRNTIVVAELFGQGNVAICDGTMKVLDALETVRLKSRTVAPGATYGYPDTRVSPLSIEYERFEAIMDDSDTDVVRTLATQFNLGGLYAEELCTRAGVEKTLAIAEADEEAYERVFDALARLSEQIGNREFEPRVYYEEGRRVDVTPLALSEYEDLEFESFETFTRALDDYFTNGETDEEAVEKEEGPDFRAQIERQQRIVDQQEGAIEGREEEAAKRRERAEALYANYDLANEVLTTVRNARAEDRPWDEIETTLDAGAERGIEAAEAVRGIDGESGTVTLDLGEHDVTLVVRDGVEKNADRLYTEAKEIEAKAEGARDALANTRAELASLRERRELARSGGPTEPDGPGEDDDEDSEIDWLSRSSIPVRKGEEWYERFRWFHTSDDFLVIGGRNADQNEELVKKYAERGDRFFHTQAPGAPATLLKATGPSEASKEIEFPETSLEQAAQFAVSYSSVWRDGHFAGDVYAVSPDQVSKTPESGEFVEKGSFVVRGERTYYEDTPVGVAVGIQCEPTTRVIGGPPAPITERAESSIRIEPGRYAVDDAAKRIYREFRERFADTTFVRRVASPDLIAHFLPPGGSRIVDE
- a CDS encoding DUF4013 domain-containing protein gives rise to the protein MLGEAVEFPARGERALATLLVGGLLSFLAATLWAVGVVLSVVLIGLFVLPLALVASALLRGYYVAVLRSRIGGSGEPPEFADWSRLLADGLSGLVIGVAYAIPILALAVGFVLTLVSADLLLTGVRADAVVTATTVISLGAIGIALVLYGYLEPIALSVYAREGRLGPAFSPSEVGPVALRPVYLVAWLFAAVVAFVGYAVALPLTPFLIGFGLLFYLDVVRYALYGAGIERALSETGPDRRVSEAPIAASGFSPATDRVAHPGSRGSVSSEATDSGEGAGGRSVVSARDETEESERDWPDWDPAER
- a CDS encoding DUF4013 domain-containing protein, which gives rise to MLGEALTYPRRGDDWIRRTLLGGLCILLGVFGLPLLLLAGYALRVLDRPDRGEPPAFGDWFDLFEEGARAVVLAFAYTLVPAVVLTLSVLAANAGFGTLGGLLALSTLGLYLLALYVLPVGLLHSYREGTLGASLDVEHVRSTCLDARYARAWALAAALSLLGLLATVSLGLVIVGGFVGFLIFLGAWRALSLGIAAVE